Proteins encoded together in one Impatiens glandulifera chromosome 1, dImpGla2.1, whole genome shotgun sequence window:
- the LOC124934953 gene encoding vacuolar-processing enzyme-like has protein sequence MELLSTVKWVLPLVMINLLLLVAEGARFDNFDQIIRMPGSEDDVEPDGKTWAVLVAGSNGFGNYRHQADVCHAYQILKRGGLKDENIVVFMYDDIAGNELNPRPGVIINHPQGEDLYAGVPKDYTGEQVTAENLYGVLMGNNNSVKGGSGKVVDSKANDRIFIYYSDHGGPGVLGMPNLPFLYGQDLIEVLKKKHAANSYKTMVIYVEACESGSVFEGIMPTDLNIYVTTASNAEESSWGTYCPGMDPAPPPEFITCLGDLYSVAWMEDSETHNLKKETIEQQYQSVRERTSNYNTYNSGSHVMEYGNTSFKPEKLSHYQGFDPATVNLPPNKLPPHDFRMSVVNQRDGELLFLWQQYKTTIDDGSEKRSLILKQITDIMMHRVHLDGSIKTIGVLLFGPLKGPNALSSIRGPNIPIVDDWSCLKSMVRVFEMHCGSLTQYGMKHMRAFANICNSGVSKDAMEKACMGACSMKNSVKWHPSNIGGYSA, from the exons ATGGAGTTGTTGTCTACGGTGAAATGGGTTCTCCCTTTAGTGATGATTAACTTACTTCTGTTAGTGGCTGAAGGTGCGCGGTTCgataattttgatcaaataatcCGAATGCCCGGCAGTGAGGATGATGTTGAACCCGACGGCAAAACTTGGGCAGTTCTAGTTGCCGGTTCGAACGGATTCGGAAACTACCGACACCAG GCAGATGTTTGTCATGCGTATCAAATTCTGAAGAGAGGTGGTTTGAAAGATGAGAATATAGTGGTGTTCATGTATGATGATATTGCTGGCAACGAGTTGAATCCGAGGCCTGGCGTTATAATCAACCATCCTCAAGGTGAAGATCTTTATGCTGGTGTGCCCAag GACTATACTGGTGAACAAGTGACTGCTGAGAACTTGTATGGTGTGCTTATGGGAAATAACAACTCTGTTAAAGGTGGAAGTGGGAAAGTTGTAGATAGCAAAGCTAATGACAGGATTTTCATATATTACTCTGATCATGGAGGACCTGGAGTACTTG GGATGCCAAACTTGCCTTTTCTTTATGGTCAAGACCTGATTGAAGTCTTAAAGAAGAAACATGCTGCCAATAGCTACAAAACAATG GTAATATATGTTGAAGCATGCGAGAGTGGGAGTGTTTTCGAGGGTATAATGCCTACAGATTTGAATATCTACGTCACAACTGCTTCGAATGCAGAAGAGAGTAGTTGGGGAACGTACTGTCCAGGAATGGACCCTGCTCCACCTCCAGAGTTCATAACTTGTTTAGGAGATTTGTATAGTGTGGCTTGGATGGAGGATAG TGAGACGCACAATCTAAAGAAAGAGACAATAGAGCAACAATATCAATCG GTAAGAGAAAGGACTTCGAATTACAATACTTATAATTCTGGTTCCCACGTGATGGAATATGGTAACACAAGCTTTAAACCGGAAAAGCTTTCCCACTACCAAGGTTTCGACCCAGCAACTGTCAATTTGCCCCCAAACAAACTCCCGCCTCATGATTTTCGCATGAGTGTCGTAAACCAGAGAGATGGTGAACTTCTTTTCCTATGGCAACAG TATAAGACAACCATTGATGATGGTTCGGAAAAGAGAAGTCTAATTCTGAAGCAAATTACTGATATAATGATGCATCGAGTTCATTTGGATGGAAGTATTAAGACAATCGGAGTCCTCCTATTTGGACCCTTGAAGGGACCCAATGCCCTGAGTTCTATCCGAGGGCCAAATATCCCGATAGTGGATGATTGGTCGTGCCTCAAATCAATg GTTCGGGTTTTTGAGATGCACTGTGGATCATTGACTCAGTATGGCATGAAACATATGAGAGCATTTGCCAACATTTGCAATAGTGGAGTCTCCAAGGATGCCATGGAAAAAGCTTGTATGGGAGCTTGCAGCATGAAGAATTCTGTTAAGTGGCATCCCTCGAATATAGGAGGATATAGTGCCTAG